Sequence from the Bacillus sp. BGMRC 2118 genome:
TGGATTATTGACGCTTATGGCACAATCAGGACTGCAGTTACCAACATTAGATGGTTCTGAAATGGGAATGTTCGAATCGGTATATGCTGACATTGGTGATGAGCAATCAATTGAACAGAGCTTAAGTACATTCTCTTCTCATATGGTGAACATTGTAGAGATTCTAAAAAAGGTAGATGCGAATAGCTTAGTTCTGTTTGACGAACTTGGAGCAGGAACTGACCCAGGTGAGGGAGCTGCTTTAGCTATTTCAATTCTTGATTATGTATACTCTCGTGGTGCGAGAGTCATTGCAACAACGCACTATCCGGAACTGAAGGCGTATGGATATAATCGTCAAGGAGTAATTAATGCAAGTGTTGAATTTGACGTGGAAACGTTAAGTCCGACCTATAAATTACTAATTGGTGTACCAGGAAGAAGTAATGCCTTTGAGATTTCCAAAAGGCTTGGGCTCAATCCGGATGTGATTGAACACGCGAGACTTCATATCAGTGCAGAAAGTAATCAAGTTGAAAATATGATTGCCTCTCTCGAAGAAAATCGAAGAAATGCTGAGACTGAGCTGGAAGAAGCGAGAGAACTGAAAAGGCAATCAGAACAACTACAAAAAGAACTACAAAAACAAATCATAGAATTTAATGAAAAGCGTGAACGTATGTATGAAAAGGCAGAGGAAAAGGCTGCCGATGCCATTGAAAAAGCGAAACAAGAAGCGGAAGATATAATAAAACAGCTGAGAAGAATGCAGAAGGAACAATATGCTACCATTAAGGACCATGAGTTAATTGAGGCAAGAAAAAGGTTAGAAGAATCTGCTCCTCATTTAGTCAAAAATAAAAAATCGCCTGCTTCTACGAAGAAACTCACAGAAAAGTTATCTCCAGGTGATGAAGTAAAAGTAATCTCCCTAAATCAAAAAGGTCACTTATTAGAAAGAGTTGGAGACAAAGAGTGGCAAGTTCAAATTGGCGTTATGAAAATGAAGGTGAAGGAAAAGAACCTTGAATACGTAAGTCGGCCAAAGCCAATTGAGACAAAACCTTTAGCAACAGTTAGAGGGAACGATGCACATGTTAAACTGGAATTGGATTTGCGCGGAGAACGATATGAAGATGCATTGTTAAAAGTAGAAAAGTATATTGATGATGCATTGTTGGCTGGTTATCCTCGTGTATCCATTATCCATGGTAAAGGCACAGGTGCTCTTCGTAAGGGCGTACAAGAGTATGTGAAAAACCACCGTTCTGTTAAAAAAGCTCGATATGGTGAAGCATCAGAGGGTGGGACGGGAATAACTGTCATTGAATTTAAATAAGAAGTTTATATGGTGAAAAGAGGGAGAAACGGTGGGAGAATTCTGGGAAAATGTCTATATCCAAACAGCTGCATATTATAGTGTCGTTATTCTTTGTATGCTTATATTTTTGACGATCTTTGAAATAGTAACGAAATATAAAAACTGGGAACAAATTCAAAAAGGTAATTGGGCAGTTGCGATGGCTACAGGTGGGAAATTGTTAGGAATCGCAAATATATTTCGTTATTCGATTGAAGAACATCATACTTTATTAACGATGATCGGCTGGGGATTCTTTGGTTTTCTATTATTATTAATCGGTTATTTTATTTTCGAATTCTTAACTCCTAAATTTCGCATCGACGATGAAATCGAAAAAGACAATCGTGCTGTAGGATTTATGTCAATGACCATTTCAATTGGTTTATCATTTGTTATTGGTGCCGGTATTGGTTCGTAATATGTATAATTTTTTATTCTCCTATGCCTTTTAAACAATTTAGTGAGGAGAGAATAAGTTGGAAAAATTAGCAAAAGTTCTAATGGTACTTTGTGGATTATTTATCATCATTGGTGCTGTTTATATGTTTATTTCATAGTGGACGTAGTACAAAGGAAGTGACCTCGATTCTAAAGAGGTCACTTTTTTATATTGGCTCTGTTAAACTCTGTTGTTGATTTTCGTTACAGGACACTTGCTTTCCCGCAGGAGTCTTTAGTCCCTCCACTTCAATCAACTCTGCAAAAAAGCAACACTCGGTCATTTACCACAGCCTTTATATTAAGGCTATGGTAAATGACCGAGTGGAATTATCAACATTTAACAGAGCCAATATTAAAAATGTATAAATTAGGTTTGGAGCAAGGTCTATTGATAACTTGGAAACCGAGCACCCTTACATATAACCTAATAATATATATATCAGAAAAATAAATGGAATTTTATTCCTAGTGGGAGATGTATAGATTTGTATGTTTAATACAATGGACATGCCAGTTTACATAATTTTTAAATTTTCAAAATTTATTATAATTGTCACATAAATAGTTGTGTACTATAATAAAGTTAAGAAAATCTTACTATTATAGAAGAGGAGGCTGAATATCGATGAATAGGCCTTGGTTAGAACATTACCCCTCAGAAATTCCACACACTGTCACATACGAAGGTAGAACTCTGCAACAATACTTAATCGACACAGCGAAAAAATACCCAAAAAAGAAAGCGCTTTATTTTATGGGAAAGGAACTAACATACTCCCAGCTTTATAAAGAAGCAGTAAAGTTTGCGAATTATTTAATAGAGATCGGCTTGAAAAAAGGTGATCGTGTTTCAATTATGCTTCCCAATTGTCCACAAGCAGTAATTGGTTACTATGGAACTCTATTAGCTGGAGGGATTGTTGTACAAACAAATCCACTGTATATGGAAAGAGAACTTGAGTATCAGCTAAGTGATTCCGGAGCGAAGTTTATCTTATGTCTGGATATTTTATATCCGCGAGTGCGTAAAGTTAAAGGTGTTACCAATATTGAACATATTATCGTAACTGGAATTAAAGATTATCTGCCTTTCCCAAAAAACCTAGTGTATCCGTTCATTCAGAAGAAGGAATACGGCATTGTCGTAAAGGTAGAACATAAAGGTAATAACCATTTGTTTAATCAAATCATGGTTTACGGTAATGACAAAGAAATTAATGTATCAGTTGACCCTAAGGAGGATTTGGCACTTTTACAATATACTGGTGGTACAACCGGTTTTCCAAAGGGAGTAATGCTTACACATGAGAACTTAGTTTCAAATGTCGTGATGTGTTCAAACTGGATGTACAAAGGTAAAATCGGGGAAGAAAAGGTTCTGGGGATTCTGCCGTTCTTCCATGTGTATGGAATGACAACCGTCATGAATCTATCAATCTTACAAGCTTCACAAATGATCTTAATGCCAAAATTTGATGCTGAAGCTACACTTAAGACCATACAAAAAACAAGACCAACGATGTTCCCTGGAGCACCAACAATTTATATTGGGTTACTAAATCATCCAGACATCAAGAAATATGATTTATCATCCATTGATGCGTGTATTAGTGGTTCTGCACCACTTCCAGTTGAAGTACAAGAAAACTTTGAAAAAGTTACAGGTGGCAAACTTGTTGAGGGGTACGGATTAACTGAATCTTCACCGGTAACTCATGCTAACTTTATATGGGATAAGAGAGTAAGTGGAAGCATAGGTGTACCATGGCCGGATACAGATGCCAAAATCATTTCCCTAGAGACAGGGGATGAGGTTGCTCCAAAGGAAATTGGAGAGCTTATTGTTAAAGGCCCTCAAATTATGAAGGGATACTGGAATAAGCCTGAAGAGACTGAGGCTGTCTTAAATGATGGCTGGCTCCATACCGGTGATGTGGGATACATGGATGAAGATGGGTATTTTTACATTGTAGACCGAAAAAAAGATATGATCATTGCTGGTGGGTTTAATATTTACCCTCGTGAAATTGAAGAGGTATTATATGAAAATGAAAAAGTTCAAGAAGTTGTAGTAGCAGGTATTCCTGATCCGTACCGTGGTGAAACGGTAAAAGCCTATGTTGTGTTAAAAGAAGGTGCACATTGTACAGATAGTGAGCTGAATGAGTTTGCAAGAAAACACTTGGCAGCATACAAGGTACCTAGGTTATACGAATTCAGAAAAGAACTTCCTAAAACTGCAGTTGGAAAAATACTCAGAAGATCACTTGTTGATGAAGAAAAAGCAAAGCTAGAAAATATTGCGAAATAAGTGATAGAAAAAAACACCATTAATAGGCGAATATGATAATATGAGAAGGGGCTGATTAAGCCCTTTTCATATTACTAATAATAAATTACATCTCTTGACACAAATGGTGTCCTCAATTAGAATGAAGATATGAATGAATGGTCATTCATTTTATAAAGGAGAATTTATTTTGAAAAGAAATAAACCGAAATATATGCAAATCATTGATGCTGCTGTTACAGTTATTGCAGAAAATGGTTACCATGCTGCACAAGTATCTAGAATCGCGAAGGCTGCTGGTGTTGCAGACGGAACAATATATCTTTACTTTAAGAATAAGGAAGATATACTTGTATCACTTTTTGAAGAAAAAATGGGTACCTTTGTTGAGGAACTAGAAACTAACATTTCTAAAATACCGACAGCATCAGAAAAACTGCACAAGCTAGTTGGGATGCATTTTCATTATTTAGCATCAGACCATCATTTAGCTATTGTTACACAGTTGGAATTAAGACAATCTAACATTGATCTCCGTGTACGGATAAACGCAGTTTTAAAAGGATACTTATCAGTTGTTGACCACATCGTTAAGACAGGGATGGAAAGCAGGGAATTTAATCCCGGTTTAGATGTAAGGCTGGCACGACAAATGATTTTTGGTACGATTGATGAGACCGTTACGAGTTGGATCATGAATGACCAAAAATATGATTTACTACAATTAGTAAATCCGGTTCATCAATTATTAATTAATGGATGCGGATACTCTCAATCTGATTTAAAATAGACTGAGAGTATACTATATTTATAGAATAGGGGGAGAATCTTGGAATTCTTAAAATATGAAGTTTTAGATTCAGTAGGACTTATTACACTAAACAGACCTCCGGCAAATGCTTTATCGTCTCATGTTTTGAAAGAGCTTTCATCACTATTAGACGAACTGGAGTCATCCAGAGAAGTACGAGTATTATTGATCCACGGAGAAGGACGTTTCTTCTCAGCAGGTGCTGATATTAAAGAATTTACAACAGTCCCAAGTGGAGAAGAATTTGAAAAGTTAGCAACATATGGTCAAGAGTTATTCGATCGTATGGAAAAATTTCCTAAGCCGATAATCGCCGCAATTCACGGTGCTGCACTTGGTGGTGGCTTAGAGTTAGCGATGGGTTGTCATATTAGATTAGTAGCTGAAACTGCAAAACTCGGACTACCTGAATTACAGTTAGGGCTAATTCCAGGGTTTGCTGGAACTCAACGACTTACTAGGTTGGTTGGGGCACCAAAAGCTGCAGAAATGCTACTGACTAGTGATGCGATTACAGGTGTAGAAGCTGTTCAATTAGGACTAGCAAACCGAGCTGTTCCTGAAAAAACACTTCTTGAGGAAGCAAAGAAACTCGCTTTGAAAATTGCTAAGAAGAGTCCACTATCAATGAAAGCTACCATTGAATTATTAAATTATTCAAAGACAGGTAGTTTCTATGAAGGTGTGAAAAGAGAAGCGAAAATATTCGGTGAAGTTTTTACATCAGCTGATGGAAAAGAAGGTATTACAGCTTTCATCGAAAAGCGTGAGCCAACATTTAAAGGTGAATAAAATTTTTTATCATAAATTTTCGGAATCCTTTAAATGATATAAATCCACTTAATATTGCAAAATTCCAGGGAGGGTATACCATGAACATTTTTGTCATTATGAAAAGAACTTTCGATACTGAAGAAAAAATCGCTGTTACAAACGGTAAAATCGCTGAAGATGGTGCAGAATTCATCATTAACCCATACGATGAGTACGCAGTGGAAGAAGCAATCGTACTACGTGACCAACATGGTGGAGAAGTAACAGTTGTTACAGTTGGCGGAGAAGAGTCAGAAAAGGAACTTCGTACTGCATTAGCGATGGGCGCTGATAAAGCTGTCTTAATTAATATTGAAGATGATGTTGAAAATGGAGACCAATTTACAACTTCAACTATTTTAGCAAAATTCTTCGAGGATAAAGAATATGACATTATCCTTGGTGGAAACGTTGCAATCGATGGTGGTTCAGGACAAGTTGGACCTCGTCTGGCTGAATTACTGAATATCTCGTATGTAACGACTATTACGAAATTAACAATAGACGGTTCAACAGTGACAATTGAGCGTGACGTTGAAGGTGATTCTGAAGTTGTTGAAACTTCATTGCCAGTACTTGTTACTGCACAGCAAGGGTTAAACGAACCAAGATATCCTTCTCTTCCAGGTATCATGAAGGCTAAGAAAAAGCCTCTTGAAGAACTTGAACTAGATGACTTAGATCTAGAGGAAGATGATGTTGAAGCAAAAACAAAGACAATTGAAATATACCTACCTCCAAAGAAGGAAGCAGGAAGAATTTTAGAAGGTGACTTATCAAACCAAGTAGTAGAACTTGTTAAACTTCTTCATACAGAAGCAAAAGTGGTGTAATACGCCGTATTCATACTTACAATTGATCAAGGAGGGTAATAACAATGGCTAGAAAAGTTCTTGTATTAGGTGAAGTACGTGATGGTGGTTTACGTAACGTATCGTTTGAGGCAATTGCAGCAGCGAATGTAATTGCAGAAGGTGGCGAAGTTGTTGCGTTATTAGTAGGAGACAGTGTTGGGAGTTTAACTGACCAGTTATTCCATTACGGTGCAAATCGTGTATTAACAGTTGAAAGTGCAAATCTAAAAAATTATACTCCAGATGGATATTCACAAGCAATTATGGCAGCAGTAGACGCTGAAAAGCCGGAAGGAATTGTTTTCGGTCACACTGCTTTAGGAAAAGATTTATCTCCTAAAATTGCTAGTAAATTAAACTCAGGATTGATTTCTGATGCAACAGCACTTGAAGTAACAGGCGGTAATGTTGTATTTACTCGTCCAATCTACTCAGGTAAAGCATTCGAAAAGAAAATTGTTACAGACGGATTAATTTTTGCAACAGTTCGTCCGAACAACATTGCTCCACTTGAAGCTGACACTTCTCGCTCAGGTGAAGTAACAGCTCTTGATGTTGAAATCAAAGATCTTCGTACAATTGTTAAAGAAATCGTACGTAAGACAACTGAAGGTGTAGACCTTTCAGAAGCAAAAGTAGTCATTGCTGGTGGACGTGGAGTGAAGAGTGAAGAAGGCTTCAATCCGTTAAAAGAACTTGCTGATGTTCTTGGTGGTGCAGTAGGGGCATCTCGTGGTGCGTGTGATGCTGAATACTGTGACTACTCACTACAAATTGGGCAAACAGGTAAAGTTGTAACGCCAGACTTATATATCGCATGTGGTATTTCTGGAGCAATTCAACATTTAGCAGGTATGTCAAACTCAAAAGTTATCGTTGCCATTAACAAAGATCCAGAAGCTAATATTTTCAAGGTAGCAGACTATGGAATTGTTGGGGACCTGTTTGAAGTTGTACCTTTATTAACTGAAGAATTTAAAAAGTTAAAGGTAAATGCATAAAATACAAGTAGAGACTGCGATAATGTTGTCTTAGTCTAAAAAACCCGAACTGATTTTCCTTCTAGGAGGCAAATTAGTTCGGGTTTTTATCTTGCAAACAGAGGGACGGTTCTCTTGCTTCCTATTGAAGCAGAAGAACCGCCATCCATCAAGAAATAAACTAGGCTCTTATCTAAAACTCAGTTGCTTTTCGTACAAATATTCTGGGTGTACAACCTGTTTTAGAAGCATTGAGGTTGGATTAGAAAAGAGCAACTCTCTTTATGTATAGTAATAACTAGATACTAAGGCAAAAATCCGGCTTCTGAGATTTTTACATATTGCAACAATCTATACGAAAACAGCCATACATTAAAACAATTTTCGAGGGAATAGTAATTTTGAGCAAAAAGTTCGCTAGCCAAACAGCATAATGGTATACTTTGGTTATTATGAAATACATCAATTTTTAGGAGGATTTTTAATATGGCAATTACAAATGTAACAGATCAAAACTTTTCATCTGAAACAAGTGATGGATTAGTTCTAGCAGACTTTTGGGCACCATGGTGTGGTCCTTGTAAAATGATCGCTCCAGTTCTAGAAGAACTTGATGGAGATATGGGAGACAAAGTGAAAATCGTAAAGCTTGATGTTGATGAAAATCAAGAAACAGCTGCAAAATACGGTGTAATGAGTATCCCAACATTATTAATTATGAAAAATGGCGAAGTTGTAGATAAGGTTGTTGGTTTCCAACCAAAAGATGCACTTGCTGAAAGATTAGAATCACAACTATAAGCAAAAACTTGAGCATCCCATTACGGGGTGCTTTTTTATTGCACTATAATATATAGCATTGTCCGACAAGATAAGACGTTCTGTTCAAGATATTTCTTGGGAAATGATGTCGAAGTGAGTATGATTATCAATATTAAGGTTACAAGGCAAGTTTTACTAACAATCGACTGAAACATAATATGATACAATACGATAAAAAGGGTTTGGGAGGAGGGCGTACCTTGAATCACTTAATAAAAGAAAAACTTGCACTATTACCAGATCAACCAGGATGTTATTTAATGAAAGATCGTCAAGGGACTATTATTTATGTGGGGAAGGCAAAAGTATTGAAGAACAGGGTGCGTTCATATTTTACTGGCTCCCATGACGGAAAAACACTACGACTAGTCAATGAAATTGACGACTTTGAATACATTGTTACTTCTTCCAATATCGAAGCGCTCGTCTTAGAAATTAATTTAATAAAGAAACATAATCCCAAATATAATATCAACTTAAAGGATGATAAAACGTATCCATTTATAAAAATTACAAATGAGGAACACCCAAGGCTTATTATTACAAGGCAAGTAAAAAAGGATAAAGGTAAGTATTTTGGACCTTATCCTAATGTATATTCTGCGACTGAGACGAAGAAGGTATTAGACCGTATTTATCCTTTAAGGAAGTGTTCAACATTGCCGACAAAGGTTTGCTTATACTACCATATCGGGCAATGTTTAGCTCCTTGTGTGAATACTGTGACATCTGATACGAATAAGGAAATGGTTGATGGAATTATTCGATTCTTAAACGGAGGATATCAAGATGTTAAGGCAGAGTTAACAGAGAAAATGCTGAAGGCATCTGAAGAGCTGGATTTTGAGCGTGCCAAAGACCTTCGCGATCAAATTGCACATATCGAGGCAACGATGGAAAAACAAAAAATGATGATGACAGATATGATTGACCGGGATGTATTTGGGTTTTCATTTGATAAAGGGTGGATGTGTGTTCAGGTTTTCTTTATTCGCCAAGGGAAATTGATTGAGCGTGATGTATCAATGTTTCCGGTATACGCAGATCCACTTGAAGAATTCATAACATTTTTGGGACAATTTTATTTAGAAAACCATCATTTTAAACCGAAGGAAATCTTGCTACCCGATGGTGTGGACAAAGAGCTGGCTGAACAATTACTCGAGGTAAGTGTTCATCAACCAAAAAAGGGTCAAAAGAAAGAATTAGTAAACTTAGCGTGTAAAAATGCGAAGATAGCCCTAAAGGAGAAGTTTTCCTTAATTGAAAGAGATGAAGAAAGAACAATTAAGGCTGTAGAAAACTTAGGTGAAAAAATTGGGATTGCAATACCTTATCGAATTGAGGCCTTTGATAACTCAAATATACAAGGTACAAATCCAGTTTCCGCGATGGTTGTATTTATTGATGGAAAGCCTGACAAGAGAGAATACCGAAAATATAAGATAAAAAGTGTAACGGGACCAGATGACTATGCCTCAATGAAAGAGGTTGTACGTAGAAGGTATTCTCGAATTTTAAAAGAAGATTTACCATTACCAGACCTAATTATCATTGATGGAGGAAAAGGGCACTTGTCTGCTGCGCAAGATGTACTTGAGAACGAGTTAGGTTTGGAAATTCCTATTGCTGGTTTAGTAAAGGATGACAAGCATAAGACGTCTGAATTAATCATTGGTGAACCCATGCAAAGAGTTGGGTTAGAACGAAATAGCCAAGAATTCTATTTATTACAACGTATTCAGGATGAAGTTCATCGATTTGCTATTTCATTTCATCGACAATTAAGAGGGAAAAATGCCTTTCAGTCAATTCTAGATGATATTCCAGGGGTAGGAGAGAAAAGAAAGAAACAGCTATTAAAACAATTTGGATCTGTTAAGAAACTCAAGGAAGCCACAATAGAGGAAATAATAGAAGCAGGTATTCCGCGTAACACAGCATCAATTATTGCTGAGAAATTAAAGGAAGATTGAAAATATAGTTGTCTTCTCTCTTATTGTTTGATAAAATTGGTTTAATTTCATACGACACTTCAGTTCGATGAAGTGATGGTAGAGGTGCGAACTTCAATAGTACGTAATCAGAAGAGTATGGGCTCTAATGAAGATTATGGAAAGGGGAGCGTCGCCGAAGTGGGGAAGATGACTCATACATGTCCTTGCTGGTTTTGCATTGAATAAATGTAAGATTGTCAAACAACGTGACTGTTGTTTGGAGAGCTATCTCACTCGCGAGAACATTTTTATCTGTTCAAGCAATGAGATACTCTCATTGCTTTTTATTATGTAGAAAAGGTAGGATGAGAGCCGTGGGATTAATTGTACAAAAGTTTGGGGGAACATCAGTAGGTTCGATTGAACGAATCCAAAATGTTGCAAATCGTGTGATTCAGGAAGTACAAAATGGAAATCAGGTAGTCGTTGTTGTTTCCGCAATGGGGAAATCGACAGATGAGCTAGTGAATCTTGCTTCTCAGCTTACAAGCAATCCGAGTAAGCGAGAAATGGATATGTTATTAACAACAGGTGAGCAAGTTTCAATTGCCTTACTGTCAATAGCCCTTCAGGCAAAAGGATATGATGCAGTATCATTAACTGGATGGCAGGCCGGAATTAAAACAGAGGCTATACATGGTAACGCCA
This genomic interval carries:
- a CDS encoding endonuclease MutS2, producing the protein MLDRTLKVLEYEKVKEQLSKHATSSLGKERVQQLKPTTSFEEAVKWQDMTDEAATILRLKGHIPLGGIKDIRAFAKRSKIGSTLSPYELLDISSTLYATRQVKKFIDELLEEELTIPYLQVYGEKLVLLNDLEKKINFCIGENGEVLDGASEKLRGIRQQLKTLESRAREKLEGIIRSSSTQKMLSDAIITIRNDRYVIPVKQEYRSAFGGMIHDQSASGATLFIEPQSVVEINNTLNETKLKERQEIERILIELSGEVAIEADILLNNVSLLTEIDFMFSKGSYSHKIKGSKPKMNNVGYIKLKKARHPLIPMDEVVPNDIELGKDFTSIVITGPNTGGKTVTLKLVGLLTLMAQSGLQLPTLDGSEMGMFESVYADIGDEQSIEQSLSTFSSHMVNIVEILKKVDANSLVLFDELGAGTDPGEGAALAISILDYVYSRGARVIATTHYPELKAYGYNRQGVINASVEFDVETLSPTYKLLIGVPGRSNAFEISKRLGLNPDVIEHARLHISAESNQVENMIASLEENRRNAETELEEARELKRQSEQLQKELQKQIIEFNEKRERMYEKAEEKAADAIEKAKQEAEDIIKQLRRMQKEQYATIKDHELIEARKRLEESAPHLVKNKKSPASTKKLTEKLSPGDEVKVISLNQKGHLLERVGDKEWQVQIGVMKMKVKEKNLEYVSRPKPIETKPLATVRGNDAHVKLELDLRGERYEDALLKVEKYIDDALLAGYPRVSIIHGKGTGALRKGVQEYVKNHRSVKKARYGEASEGGTGITVIEFK
- a CDS encoding DUF350 domain-containing protein, translating into MGEFWENVYIQTAAYYSVVILCMLIFLTIFEIVTKYKNWEQIQKGNWAVAMATGGKLLGIANIFRYSIEEHHTLLTMIGWGFFGFLLLLIGYFIFEFLTPKFRIDDEIEKDNRAVGFMSMTISIGLSFVIGAGIGS
- a CDS encoding AMP-binding protein, translated to MSMNRPWLEHYPSEIPHTVTYEGRTLQQYLIDTAKKYPKKKALYFMGKELTYSQLYKEAVKFANYLIEIGLKKGDRVSIMLPNCPQAVIGYYGTLLAGGIVVQTNPLYMERELEYQLSDSGAKFILCLDILYPRVRKVKGVTNIEHIIVTGIKDYLPFPKNLVYPFIQKKEYGIVVKVEHKGNNHLFNQIMVYGNDKEINVSVDPKEDLALLQYTGGTTGFPKGVMLTHENLVSNVVMCSNWMYKGKIGEEKVLGILPFFHVYGMTTVMNLSILQASQMILMPKFDAEATLKTIQKTRPTMFPGAPTIYIGLLNHPDIKKYDLSSIDACISGSAPLPVEVQENFEKVTGGKLVEGYGLTESSPVTHANFIWDKRVSGSIGVPWPDTDAKIISLETGDEVAPKEIGELIVKGPQIMKGYWNKPEETEAVLNDGWLHTGDVGYMDEDGYFYIVDRKKDMIIAGGFNIYPREIEEVLYENEKVQEVVVAGIPDPYRGETVKAYVVLKEGAHCTDSELNEFARKHLAAYKVPRLYEFRKELPKTAVGKILRRSLVDEEKAKLENIAK
- a CDS encoding TetR/AcrR family transcriptional regulator — translated: MKRNKPKYMQIIDAAVTVIAENGYHAAQVSRIAKAAGVADGTIYLYFKNKEDILVSLFEEKMGTFVEELETNISKIPTASEKLHKLVGMHFHYLASDHHLAIVTQLELRQSNIDLRVRINAVLKGYLSVVDHIVKTGMESREFNPGLDVRLARQMIFGTIDETVTSWIMNDQKYDLLQLVNPVHQLLINGCGYSQSDLK
- a CDS encoding enoyl-CoA hydratase — translated: MEFLKYEVLDSVGLITLNRPPANALSSHVLKELSSLLDELESSREVRVLLIHGEGRFFSAGADIKEFTTVPSGEEFEKLATYGQELFDRMEKFPKPIIAAIHGAALGGGLELAMGCHIRLVAETAKLGLPELQLGLIPGFAGTQRLTRLVGAPKAAEMLLTSDAITGVEAVQLGLANRAVPEKTLLEEAKKLALKIAKKSPLSMKATIELLNYSKTGSFYEGVKREAKIFGEVFTSADGKEGITAFIEKREPTFKGE
- a CDS encoding electron transfer flavoprotein subunit beta/FixA family protein, which produces MNIFVIMKRTFDTEEKIAVTNGKIAEDGAEFIINPYDEYAVEEAIVLRDQHGGEVTVVTVGGEESEKELRTALAMGADKAVLINIEDDVENGDQFTTSTILAKFFEDKEYDIILGGNVAIDGGSGQVGPRLAELLNISYVTTITKLTIDGSTVTIERDVEGDSEVVETSLPVLVTAQQGLNEPRYPSLPGIMKAKKKPLEELELDDLDLEEDDVEAKTKTIEIYLPPKKEAGRILEGDLSNQVVELVKLLHTEAKVV
- a CDS encoding electron transfer flavoprotein subunit alpha/FixB family protein — protein: MARKVLVLGEVRDGGLRNVSFEAIAAANVIAEGGEVVALLVGDSVGSLTDQLFHYGANRVLTVESANLKNYTPDGYSQAIMAAVDAEKPEGIVFGHTALGKDLSPKIASKLNSGLISDATALEVTGGNVVFTRPIYSGKAFEKKIVTDGLIFATVRPNNIAPLEADTSRSGEVTALDVEIKDLRTIVKEIVRKTTEGVDLSEAKVVIAGGRGVKSEEGFNPLKELADVLGGAVGASRGACDAEYCDYSLQIGQTGKVVTPDLYIACGISGAIQHLAGMSNSKVIVAINKDPEANIFKVADYGIVGDLFEVVPLLTEEFKKLKVNA
- the trxA gene encoding thioredoxin; its protein translation is MAITNVTDQNFSSETSDGLVLADFWAPWCGPCKMIAPVLEELDGDMGDKVKIVKLDVDENQETAAKYGVMSIPTLLIMKNGEVVDKVVGFQPKDALAERLESQL
- the uvrC gene encoding excinuclease ABC subunit UvrC is translated as MNHLIKEKLALLPDQPGCYLMKDRQGTIIYVGKAKVLKNRVRSYFTGSHDGKTLRLVNEIDDFEYIVTSSNIEALVLEINLIKKHNPKYNINLKDDKTYPFIKITNEEHPRLIITRQVKKDKGKYFGPYPNVYSATETKKVLDRIYPLRKCSTLPTKVCLYYHIGQCLAPCVNTVTSDTNKEMVDGIIRFLNGGYQDVKAELTEKMLKASEELDFERAKDLRDQIAHIEATMEKQKMMMTDMIDRDVFGFSFDKGWMCVQVFFIRQGKLIERDVSMFPVYADPLEEFITFLGQFYLENHHFKPKEILLPDGVDKELAEQLLEVSVHQPKKGQKKELVNLACKNAKIALKEKFSLIERDEERTIKAVENLGEKIGIAIPYRIEAFDNSNIQGTNPVSAMVVFIDGKPDKREYRKYKIKSVTGPDDYASMKEVVRRRYSRILKEDLPLPDLIIIDGGKGHLSAAQDVLENELGLEIPIAGLVKDDKHKTSELIIGEPMQRVGLERNSQEFYLLQRIQDEVHRFAISFHRQLRGKNAFQSILDDIPGVGEKRKKQLLKQFGSVKKLKEATIEEIIEAGIPRNTASIIAEKLKED